The Papaver somniferum cultivar HN1 chromosome 3, ASM357369v1, whole genome shotgun sequence genome includes a region encoding these proteins:
- the LOC113355487 gene encoding protein NRT1/ PTR FAMILY 6.3-like, whose protein sequence is MVSADEKKSTTTLSDSRDYKGRPSDRSRSGGWLSAAMILVVELNERLTTLGIAVNLVTYLTGVMHLGNATSANAVTNFLGTSFMLCLLGGFIADTFLGRYLTIAIFTTVQAMGVTILTISTVIPSLHPPKCAVIGSSECVPATSTQLTVLYMALYLTALGTGGLKSSVSGFGSDQFDESDEKEKSQMLSFFSWFFFFISLGSLMAVSVLVYIQDNVGREWGYGICAATIVLGLVIFLSGTRKYRFKNLVGSPLTQIATVFVAAWRKRQLELPSDSSLLFNLDDKIQDDGKKKAQKQKLPHSKQFRFLDKAAIKDTDVEKDMQHIDNKWCLTTLTDVEEVKMVVRMLPIWATTILFWTVHAQMATFSVSQAATMDRRIGKSFQIPAASLTVFFVGSTLLTVPIYTRLVAPICRKVLKNKHGLAPLQRIGVGLVFSVIGMSAAALTEIKRLHSARTSGLTNDPNATIPLTVFWLIPQFLIVGAGEAFIYTGQLDFFLRECPKGMKTMSTGLFLSTLSIGFFFSSLLVSIVHMITGDTHPWISDNLNQGKLYDFYWLLSGLSMLNFGAFLIAANWYVYKETRFAAQGIELEEIDDHAPSGH, encoded by the exons ATGGTTTCCGCTGATGAAAAAAAGAGTACTACTACTCTTTCAGATTCCAGGGATTACAAAGGTAGACCTTCGGATAGGTCGAGATCTGGAGGATGGCTTAGTGCTGCCATGATCTTAG TGGTGGAATTGAACGAGAGACTAACAACGCTAGGGATTGCAGTGAATTTGGTTACGTATTTAACTGGTGTGATGCATCTCGGAAATGCAACTTCAGCTAATGCAGTTACTAACTTCTTAGGAACGTCGTTCATGCTGTGCTTGCTCGGTGGATTCATTGCTGATACATTTCTAGGACG ATATCTCACCATAGCCATCTTTACCACAGTTCAAGCCATG GGTGTGACGATATTGACAATATCTACTGTAATTCCAAGCCTTCACCCACCAAAGTGTGCAGTAATAGGATCGTCAGAATGTGTTCCAGCAACTAGTACTCAGCTCACGGTTCTTTACATGGCACTTTACTTAACGGCACTCGGAACCGGTGGTCTGAAATCAAGTGTATCTGGTTTTGGTTCTGATCAATTTGACGAGTCCGATGAGAAAGAAAAATCCCAaatgttgagttttttcagctggtttttcttcttcataagtCTAGGATCATTAATGGCGGTCTCTGTACTTGTTTACATACAAGATAACGTTGGAAGAGAATGGGGTTACGGTATTTGTGCGGCGACTATTGTTTTAGGCCTCGTTATTTTCTTATCTGGAACGAGAAAATACCGTTTCAAAAATCTCGTAGGCAGTCCGTTAACACAAATAGCAACGGTTTTTGTTGCTGCATGGAGGAAACGTCAGTTGGAGTTACCGTCGGATTCGTCACTTCTTTTCAACCTCGACGACAAAATACAAGACGACGGAAAAAAGAAAGCTCAGAAGCAAAAACTACCTCATAGCAAACAATTCCG TTTTCTCGATAAGGCGGCAATCAAGGACACAGATGTAGAGAAAGATATGCAACATATAGATAACAAGTGGTGTTTAACAACTCTGACAGACGTCGAAGAAGTAAAAATGGTGGTGCGGATGCTACCAATATGGGCAACAACAATACTGTTTTGGACGGTTCATGCTCAAATGGCGACATTCTCCGTCTCCCAAGCAGCTACCATGGACCGTAGAATTGGAAAATCTTTCCAGATTCCTGCTGCCTCACTAACGGTTTTCTTCGTAGGTAGCACTCTGCTGACTGTCCCAATCTATACCCGCTTAGTTGCTCCGATTTGCCGGAAAGTACTCAAAAACAAGCATGGTCTCGCCCCCTTACAGCGTATCGGTGTAGGCCTAGTGTTCTCCGTAATTGGTATGTCAGCGGCTGCTCTAACGGAAATAAAGCGGTTACACTCAGCACGAACAAGTGGTTTAACAAATGATCCAAATGCCACTATACCGTTAACTGTATTTTGGTTAATCCCACAGTTTTTAATAGTTGGTGCTGGTGAGGCTTTTATCTACACAGGGCAACTTGATTTCTTCCTAAGAGAGTGTCCAAAAGGGATGAAAACTATGAGCACCGGTTTGTTTTTGAGCACACTTTCAATAGGTTTCTTTTTTAGTTCTCTCTTGGTTTCGATAGTACATATGATTACTGGCGACACGCATCCATGGATATCTGACAATCTAAACCAAGGGAAGCTTTATGATTTTTACTGGTTATTATCTGGGCTAAGCATGCTTAACTTTGGGGCATTCTTGATTGCTGCAAATTGGTATGTTTATAAAGAGACTAGATTTGCAGCACAAGGAATCGAGCTCGAAGAAATTGATGATCATGCACCCTCCGGTCATTAA